From Bacillus sp. Bos-x628, the proteins below share one genomic window:
- the pbp4b gene encoding penicillin binding protein PBP4B — translation MKKCFLLTTCLLMLLGLPVQTFATSSLPVSSLSKTAPEEYPILKKAKRPEQVGFSSRQLRKVDQMIQNDIKAGFPGAALIIIKNGKIVHQKAYGYRQKYDGTKELKSYKKMKKDTLFDLASNTKMYATNYALQKLVYEQKLDVNEKIQSILPDFKDEPNAKVTGKDQLRVKDLLTHSAGLPSSVLFYSKKAAGSFFSQDRQTTMKLLPKVPLQYVPGTQHIYSDIDYMLLGMIVEKKTGLPLDQYVESTIYRPLGLKHTTFNPLQKGFQPKHFAATERLGNTRDGVIDFENVRRYTLIGQVHDEKAYYSMAGVSGHAGLFSNISDMAVLLQLMLNKGGYGKTTIFDQASIDLFTTSSETNPTYGLGWRKNGHTDMEWMFGKHASNEAFGHTGWTGTMTLIDPKYQLGVALLTNKKHSPVVSPNTNPNQFEGDLFPTGTYGKIMTAIYESFK, via the coding sequence TTGAAGAAATGTTTTCTACTAACGACATGCTTGCTCATGCTCCTTGGCTTACCTGTACAAACATTTGCAACTAGCTCCCTGCCTGTATCGTCTTTGTCTAAAACAGCACCTGAAGAATATCCCATCTTAAAAAAAGCGAAACGACCGGAACAAGTAGGTTTTTCTTCTAGGCAGCTTAGGAAGGTTGATCAAATGATTCAAAACGATATCAAAGCAGGATTCCCAGGAGCCGCTCTTATCATCATCAAAAACGGAAAAATCGTACATCAAAAAGCGTACGGCTATCGACAAAAATATGACGGCACAAAGGAACTCAAATCGTATAAAAAAATGAAAAAGGACACACTTTTTGACCTTGCGTCCAACACAAAAATGTATGCCACCAACTACGCTCTGCAAAAGCTCGTATACGAGCAAAAACTAGATGTAAATGAAAAAATCCAGTCCATCTTGCCAGACTTTAAGGATGAACCAAATGCAAAGGTAACTGGCAAAGATCAACTTCGCGTGAAGGACCTTCTGACTCATTCCGCTGGGCTCCCTTCAAGTGTATTATTTTATAGTAAAAAAGCGGCTGGCTCATTTTTCTCACAAGACAGACAAACAACAATGAAATTGTTACCAAAAGTGCCTCTTCAATACGTGCCAGGAACCCAGCATATTTATAGTGACATTGATTACATGCTTTTAGGTATGATCGTCGAGAAAAAAACTGGGCTGCCTCTTGATCAATATGTAGAGTCCACCATCTACCGGCCATTAGGACTCAAACATACAACATTTAATCCACTGCAAAAAGGGTTTCAACCAAAGCATTTTGCAGCAACGGAACGCTTAGGTAATACACGTGACGGTGTGATTGATTTTGAAAACGTTCGTCGATACACACTCATTGGCCAAGTACACGACGAGAAAGCTTATTATTCAATGGCAGGTGTCTCCGGTCATGCTGGTCTTTTCTCAAACATATCAGATATGGCCGTACTGCTTCAGCTCATGCTGAACAAAGGTGGCTATGGGAAGACGACAATCTTTGATCAAGCTTCTATTGATCTCTTTACGACCTCCTCAGAGACGAACCCAACTTACGGTCTAGGCTGGAGAAAAAACGGACATACTGACATGGAATGGATGTTTGGAAAACATGCAAGTAACGAAGCTTTTGGCCATACTGGATGGACTGGGACAATGACTTTAATTGACCCAAAGTACCAACTGGGCGTTGCCTTGTTGACAAATAAGAAACATTCACCAGTCGTTTCACCCAATACCAACCCAAATCAATTTGAAGGCGATCTTTTTCCAACGGGTACTTATGGAAAGATCATG